The following proteins are encoded in a genomic region of Musa acuminata AAA Group cultivar baxijiao chromosome BXJ2-11, Cavendish_Baxijiao_AAA, whole genome shotgun sequence:
- the LOC135627931 gene encoding glycine-rich domain-containing protein 1-like isoform X2 codes for MRYKACWLPLLAKHCECGVTDGSLYVPLDCEWIWHCHRLNPVQYKKDCKETFGRILNNHNVKSSLQGNSKLEMTEKWSRLYPEEPFELDCSSTSSEEILDKYPGAASSISYDLVSAVKRQSSFCYQVSKPSMHDNRFLEAAVNRYKGFLHLIKKNQDQSKKLFCVPTYDIDLIWHSHQLHPASYCNDMIKLLGKVLEHDDTDSDRSKGKKLDVGFSETTKQWEDTYGLRYWRAGTMYRGKFPSQVISHSYFSSHRDVNKTIPYNSQHCIALTHPMVVEVLLEIVEVKNLPDCQKGDLFVSFSKKKPDVLFYGGGTLSIQSESGKKHVASFKCEPTGEMILALTSKLNSKICSSRRASIIGTTSISLQDLMNPDSELSIEKWFELKSHSRTMDTEPICLWVAMSFTVPVPAPFEFRMFKTHPISTNSCFLRLSGKEMFRSWTCFLDHSGDEVIRLCIRNLKKSKGSNTTASEKKVVGISSLWRQQRLLAECVDNRWSLNDYNFSLVVEKIKGQDGSILEIKGDHQMKLFLGKWLEYESDSLKERNDKELFITLVELSAENPYGKAVALFDMRSSSVEVNEERFVLLGVLLAFILKDIIKGGGENALLILNKEDAEEISKSNVESVKQKSERGLTQIPPWQQ; via the exons ATGAG GTACAAGGCTTGTTGGCTTCCTTTGCTGGCCAAACACTGTGAATGTGGAGTAACAGATGGATCTCTGTATGTTCCATTGGACTGTGAATGGATATGGCACTGTCATCGACTCAATCCG GTTCAATACAAAAAGGACTGTAAGGAAACTTTTGGGAGGATCCTGAATAACCATAATGTTAAATCCTCTCTGCAAGGAAATTCCAAACTTGAAATGACAGAAAAATGGTCTAGGCTGTATCCTGAGGAACCTTTTGAGCTTGACTGTAGCAGTACTTCTTCAGAGGAAATTCTTGATAAGTACCCCGGAGCTGCTTCAAGTATTTCATATGACTTGGTTTCTGCTGTCAAAAGGCAGTCTTCTTTCTGCTACCAG GTCTCAAAACCAAGCATGCATGACAACCGCTTTCTTGAAGCAGCAGTGAACAGATATAAGGGGTTTCTGCATCTAATCAAGAAAAATCAGGATCAGTCAAAGAAACTCTTCTGCGTACCAACTTATGACATAGATCTTATATGGCATTCTCACCAGCTACATCCAGCTTCTTACTGCAATGACATGATTAAGCTGCTTGGGAAGGTATTGGAGCATGATGACACAGACTCTGATAGGtccaaaggaaagaaacttgATGTTGGATTTAGTGAAACTACAAAGCAATGGGAAGATACATATGGTTTGAGATACTGGAGAGCTGGCACAATGTACAGGGGCAAATTCCCTTCTCAAGTAATATCCCATTCATATTTCTCTAGCCATCGGGATGTAAACAAAACAATACCTTATAATTCCCAGCATTGCATTGCACTTACTCACCCAATGGTGGTTGAG GTACTTTTGGAGATTGTGGAGGTAAAAAACTTACCAGACTGCCAAAAGGGTGACTTGTTTGTATCTTTTAGCAAGAAAAAACCAGACGTGCTCTTCTATGGAGGTGGTACACTAAGCATTCAATCTGAATCTGGTAAGAAACATGTAGCTAGCTTCAAATGTGAACCTACTGGAGAGATGATTTTGGCCCTTACGTCTAAATTGAATTCCAAGATTTGCTCATCTAGGCGAGCCAGTATTATTGGGACAACCTCAATTTCCCTTCAGGACTTGATGAATCCAGATTCTGAATTATCAATTGAGAAGTGGTTCGAATTGAAGTCCCATTCTCGAACTATGGACACTGAACCTATTTGTCTATGGGTTGCTATGTCTTTTACTGTTCCAGTCCCTGCTCCCTTTGAATTTCGGATGTTCAAGACACACCCTATCTCCACCAATTCATGCTTCTTACGACTTTCAGGAAAGGAAATGTTCAGAAGTTGGACTTGTTTCCTTGATCATAGTGGTGATGAAGTCATCCGTTTATGCATCAG AAATTTGAAGAAATCAAAAGGTTCAAACACTACTGCTTCAGAGAAGAAAGTGGTTGGCATATCAAGTCTATGGAGACAACAACGCCTGCTAGCAGAGTGTGTAGATAACAGATGGTCACTGAATGACTATAATTTCTCACTAGTTGTTGAGAAGATAAAAGGTCAAGATGGTTCTATACTTGAGATCAAAGGTGATCACCAG ATGAAGCTGTTCCTCGGAAAATGGCTGGAATATGAATCCGACAGTTTAAAGGAAAGGAATGACAAGGAGTTGTTCATCACACTCGTAGAGTTATCAGCTGAAAATCCATATGGCAAAGCAGTAGCATTGTTTGACATGAGATCGAGCTCAGTCGAG GTGAATGAGGAGAGGTTTGTTTTGCTTGGTGTCCTGTTGGCCTTCATACTCAAAGACATAAttaaaggaggaggagaaaatgCCCTCCTCATTCTCaacaaagaagatgcagaagagatCTCcaaatcaaatgttgaatctgttAAACAGAAGTCGGAAAGAGGTTTGACTCAAATCCCTCCCTGGCAGCAATAG
- the LOC135627931 gene encoding glycine-rich domain-containing protein 1-like isoform X1 yields MNRDQESAWLEAQGIDISEDLVAAARRQLAFLAAVDRLRRLYDGPLLDRAICRYKACWLPLLAKHCECGVTDGSLYVPLDCEWIWHCHRLNPVQYKKDCKETFGRILNNHNVKSSLQGNSKLEMTEKWSRLYPEEPFELDCSSTSSEEILDKYPGAASSISYDLVSAVKRQSSFCYQVSKPSMHDNRFLEAAVNRYKGFLHLIKKNQDQSKKLFCVPTYDIDLIWHSHQLHPASYCNDMIKLLGKVLEHDDTDSDRSKGKKLDVGFSETTKQWEDTYGLRYWRAGTMYRGKFPSQVISHSYFSSHRDVNKTIPYNSQHCIALTHPMVVEVLLEIVEVKNLPDCQKGDLFVSFSKKKPDVLFYGGGTLSIQSESGKKHVASFKCEPTGEMILALTSKLNSKICSSRRASIIGTTSISLQDLMNPDSELSIEKWFELKSHSRTMDTEPICLWVAMSFTVPVPAPFEFRMFKTHPISTNSCFLRLSGKEMFRSWTCFLDHSGDEVIRLCIRNLKKSKGSNTTASEKKVVGISSLWRQQRLLAECVDNRWSLNDYNFSLVVEKIKGQDGSILEIKGDHQMKLFLGKWLEYESDSLKERNDKELFITLVELSAENPYGKAVALFDMRSSSVEVNEERFVLLGVLLAFILKDIIKGGGENALLILNKEDAEEISKSNVESVKQKSERGLTQIPPWQQ; encoded by the exons ATGAACAGAGATCAGGAGTCGGCGTGGCTTGAGGCGCAGGGGATCGACATCAGCGAGGACCTCGTAGCGGCTGCCCGGCGGCAGCTGGCTTTCCTCGCGGCCGTCGATCGGCTGAGGCGTCTCTACGATGGCCCCTTGTTGGATCGCGCGATCTGCAG GTACAAGGCTTGTTGGCTTCCTTTGCTGGCCAAACACTGTGAATGTGGAGTAACAGATGGATCTCTGTATGTTCCATTGGACTGTGAATGGATATGGCACTGTCATCGACTCAATCCG GTTCAATACAAAAAGGACTGTAAGGAAACTTTTGGGAGGATCCTGAATAACCATAATGTTAAATCCTCTCTGCAAGGAAATTCCAAACTTGAAATGACAGAAAAATGGTCTAGGCTGTATCCTGAGGAACCTTTTGAGCTTGACTGTAGCAGTACTTCTTCAGAGGAAATTCTTGATAAGTACCCCGGAGCTGCTTCAAGTATTTCATATGACTTGGTTTCTGCTGTCAAAAGGCAGTCTTCTTTCTGCTACCAG GTCTCAAAACCAAGCATGCATGACAACCGCTTTCTTGAAGCAGCAGTGAACAGATATAAGGGGTTTCTGCATCTAATCAAGAAAAATCAGGATCAGTCAAAGAAACTCTTCTGCGTACCAACTTATGACATAGATCTTATATGGCATTCTCACCAGCTACATCCAGCTTCTTACTGCAATGACATGATTAAGCTGCTTGGGAAGGTATTGGAGCATGATGACACAGACTCTGATAGGtccaaaggaaagaaacttgATGTTGGATTTAGTGAAACTACAAAGCAATGGGAAGATACATATGGTTTGAGATACTGGAGAGCTGGCACAATGTACAGGGGCAAATTCCCTTCTCAAGTAATATCCCATTCATATTTCTCTAGCCATCGGGATGTAAACAAAACAATACCTTATAATTCCCAGCATTGCATTGCACTTACTCACCCAATGGTGGTTGAG GTACTTTTGGAGATTGTGGAGGTAAAAAACTTACCAGACTGCCAAAAGGGTGACTTGTTTGTATCTTTTAGCAAGAAAAAACCAGACGTGCTCTTCTATGGAGGTGGTACACTAAGCATTCAATCTGAATCTGGTAAGAAACATGTAGCTAGCTTCAAATGTGAACCTACTGGAGAGATGATTTTGGCCCTTACGTCTAAATTGAATTCCAAGATTTGCTCATCTAGGCGAGCCAGTATTATTGGGACAACCTCAATTTCCCTTCAGGACTTGATGAATCCAGATTCTGAATTATCAATTGAGAAGTGGTTCGAATTGAAGTCCCATTCTCGAACTATGGACACTGAACCTATTTGTCTATGGGTTGCTATGTCTTTTACTGTTCCAGTCCCTGCTCCCTTTGAATTTCGGATGTTCAAGACACACCCTATCTCCACCAATTCATGCTTCTTACGACTTTCAGGAAAGGAAATGTTCAGAAGTTGGACTTGTTTCCTTGATCATAGTGGTGATGAAGTCATCCGTTTATGCATCAG AAATTTGAAGAAATCAAAAGGTTCAAACACTACTGCTTCAGAGAAGAAAGTGGTTGGCATATCAAGTCTATGGAGACAACAACGCCTGCTAGCAGAGTGTGTAGATAACAGATGGTCACTGAATGACTATAATTTCTCACTAGTTGTTGAGAAGATAAAAGGTCAAGATGGTTCTATACTTGAGATCAAAGGTGATCACCAG ATGAAGCTGTTCCTCGGAAAATGGCTGGAATATGAATCCGACAGTTTAAAGGAAAGGAATGACAAGGAGTTGTTCATCACACTCGTAGAGTTATCAGCTGAAAATCCATATGGCAAAGCAGTAGCATTGTTTGACATGAGATCGAGCTCAGTCGAG GTGAATGAGGAGAGGTTTGTTTTGCTTGGTGTCCTGTTGGCCTTCATACTCAAAGACATAAttaaaggaggaggagaaaatgCCCTCCTCATTCTCaacaaagaagatgcagaagagatCTCcaaatcaaatgttgaatctgttAAACAGAAGTCGGAAAGAGGTTTGACTCAAATCCCTCCCTGGCAGCAATAG
- the LOC135626385 gene encoding RING-H2 finger protein ATL66-like: protein MGRSSPAPLLPPVAQHLQQSSLMVSSPVSGSLSLEPPDEQHMSFFLYPLILVLAAVTLAFSYYLHKRRVPDRRLPVYLPQQDRPARPTTVPNLATKTDVGVEIPVIVYGDGRSPAEADEKESCAICLDNFEAGGEVGMLPRCSHMFHPACIKKWWLYADCKTCPLCRAVVIAETAAVTEP, encoded by the coding sequence ATGGGGAGGTCATCGCCGGCTCCTCTGCTTCCTCCCGTCGCCCAACACCTGCAGCAGAGCTCTCTCATGGTCTCCTCCCCGGTCTCAGGAAGCTTGAGCTTAGAGCCACCGGATGAACAACACATGAGTTTTTTCCTCTATCCCCTCATCCTTGTCCTAGCGGCTGTCACGTTAGCCTTCTCCTACTACCTCCACAAAAGACGCGTTCCAGACCGTCGTCTGCCGGTCTATTTGCCGCAGCAGGATCGACCTGCCCGCCCTACAACCGTGCCAAATTTAGCTACAAAGACCGACGTGGGCGTGGAGATTCCGGTCATCGTCTACGGCGACGGCAGGTCTCCTGCTGAGGCCGACGAGAAGGAGAGCTGCGCGATATGCTTGGATAACTTTGAGGCCGGAGGGGAGGTGGGGATGCTGCCGCGATGCAGCCACATGTTCCACCCTGCGTGCATCAAGAAATGGTGGCTCTATGCCGACTGCAAGACCTGCCCGCTTTGCAGGGCCGTCGTGATCGCAGAAACAGCAGCAGTAACAGAACCGTGA
- the LOC135626165 gene encoding uncharacterized protein LOC135626165: protein MRRWFSMAAAVVAALLALAAHVSLYSPISPLPLPLPVSPFTFTHNNLLQRAEKLGEGRLEGPEDVYVDGDGTLYTATRDGWIKRMHAANGSWEDWRLVGGSSLLGFTLSVSGDVLICDADKGLLNVGKDDVVILASEVNGSKIRFADDVIEVSDGSGAYFSDASSRFGLHEWFLDLLEARPNGRLLKFDASTKETTVVLADLVFPNGVALSSDQDFLVVCETWRFRCLKHWLKGKKTGETEVFIDNLPGGPDNIKLAPDGSFWIAVLQLRSKGMDLLHRSPTAKTVVAAFPKVVKVLQAMGRGAMVVNVGSDGKIRRMLDDSDGKVMSFVTSAMEFQGYLYLGSLHSNFVGKLNIRSDHPL from the exons ATGAGGCGGTGGTTCTCCATGGCCGCAGCCGTCGTCGCTGCTCTCCTCGCCCTCGCCGCCCACGTCTCCCTCTACTCCCccatctctcctctccctctccctcttcccgtcTCCCCCTTCACCTTCACCCACAACAACCtcctccag AGGGCGGAGAAGCTGGGAGAAGGCAGGCTGGAAGGGCCCGAGGACGTGTATGTCGACGGCGATGGCACCCTGTACACCGCCACAAGGGACGGTTGGATCAAGAGGATGCATGCAGCAAATGGGTCTTGGGAGGACTGGAGGCTGGTGGGCGGCTCGTCTCTGCTGGGATTCACCCTCTCCGTCTCCGGTGACGTCCTTATTTGTGATGCCGATAAG GGTCTGCTGAACGTGGGAAAGGACGATGTGGTCATTCTTGCATCAGAAGTGAACGGCAGCAAGATCAG GTTTGCAGACGATGTCATCGAAGTTTCCGATGGCAGCGGAGCGTACTTCAGCGACGCAAGCAGTAGGTTCGGCCTTCACGAATGGTTTCTCGACCTCCTCGAGGCCAGGCCGAATGGCCGGCTCCTCAAATTCGACGCCTCGACGAAGGAGACGACGGTGGTGCTGGCGGACCTGGTCTTCCCCAACGGCGTCGCCCTGTCGTCGGACCAAGACTTCCTGGTGGTGTGTGAGACATGGAG GTTCCGGTGTTTGAAGCATTGGCTGAAGGGGAAGAAGACGGGGGAAACCGAGGTTTTCATTGACAACCTCCCGGGAGGACCTGACAACATCAAGCTAGCGCCCGACGGCTCCTTCTGGATCGCCGTCCTGCAG TTGCGGTCGAAAGGGATGGACCTGCTCCATCGATCACCGACGGCGAAGACAGTGGTGGCGGCGTTTCCCAAGGTTGTTAAGGTGCTTCAGGCCATGGGAAGAGGCGCCATGGTCGTGAACGTGGGGAGCGATGGGAAGATAAGAAGGATGCTCGATGATTCTGATGGCAAGGTCATGTCCTTCGTCACCTCCGCCATGGAATTCCAGGGCTATCTCTACCTGGGCAGCCTGCACTCCAACTTCGTCGGCAAGCTAAACATCCGCAGCGATCATCCACTTTGA